Proteins from one Rickettsiales bacterium genomic window:
- the priA gene encoding primosomal protein N', translating to MSLIIQVLLPNLDPLDYIVPNNLELRLGDLVIVPFRSKRTLGMVWKANHISDVPLEKLKPVEKKLPFNIPDIYLEFIQWIADYYLFSLGHVFKMLLPSQISTWMLKEKPHKSAINTPPLEYIQPEFNPEQIQAIEQINKFIEDKKYNIILDGVTGSGKTEIYLTAIDKAIKKANGQALIMLPEIALTSQITNRITKRFGSPPYIWHSNITEKQRRNSFMAIMDGTAKIIIGARSALFLPYKNLSMVIVDEEHEQSYKQEDGVTYQARDMAIMRAKLGNIPIILASASPSLETIHNVSLGKLNLVTLTGRYNDNSMPKVHVIDMKKERKKNYFIAPRLVKALKENFAKNQQSLLFLNRKGYSPAMICSDCGYRICCHACSTGMVYHKSQKKLKCHQCGYVSALPKTCSHCSKEESFVACGPGIERLAEEVSELIPNAKVTTLTQDNCNNSKQAETLLNSITNKEYDIILGTQIIAKGHHFPSLTVVGIIDADSGMMGGDLRAAEKTYQLLQQVGGRAGREICNSQIFIQTYNPEHPLILAISNYNRVKFIEEEMKTREAINMPPFGRLASVILSSNQEQKLADFSKELVKLAPISKQILVLGPAPALIYKLRGKFRYRILIKTKRNINIQRFFTAWLEGIKIPNHIHLKIDIDPYYFL from the coding sequence ATGTCTCTAATCATCCAAGTACTCTTACCAAATTTGGATCCTTTGGATTATATTGTTCCAAATAATTTAGAACTCCGTTTAGGTGATTTAGTAATAGTGCCTTTTCGTAGCAAAAGAACATTAGGAATGGTGTGGAAAGCAAATCATATAAGTGATGTGCCATTAGAAAAACTTAAACCCGTTGAAAAAAAGCTACCTTTTAATATTCCTGATATCTACCTGGAGTTTATTCAATGGATAGCAGATTATTATTTATTCAGTTTAGGTCATGTTTTTAAAATGCTTCTTCCTTCTCAAATATCTACCTGGATGCTCAAGGAGAAGCCACATAAATCAGCTATAAACACCCCTCCATTAGAATATATTCAACCAGAATTTAACCCGGAACAGATTCAGGCTATTGAGCAAATTAATAAGTTTATTGAGGATAAAAAGTACAATATTATTCTAGATGGCGTTACCGGATCTGGTAAAACAGAAATTTACTTAACGGCTATTGATAAAGCTATAAAAAAAGCTAATGGTCAAGCACTTATTATGTTGCCAGAAATTGCTCTTACCTCCCAAATTACGAATAGAATAACTAAACGATTTGGATCACCTCCTTATATTTGGCATTCTAATATAACAGAAAAACAAAGACGAAATAGCTTTATGGCCATAATGGATGGAACAGCTAAAATTATAATAGGAGCTAGAAGCGCATTATTCTTACCATATAAAAACTTATCAATGGTTATTGTTGATGAAGAACATGAACAAAGTTATAAGCAAGAAGATGGCGTCACTTATCAAGCCAGAGACATGGCAATTATGCGAGCCAAACTAGGTAATATCCCTATAATCTTAGCATCTGCCTCTCCTTCACTTGAAACTATTCATAATGTTTCTCTAGGAAAGCTCAATTTAGTTACTTTAACAGGACGTTATAATGATAATTCTATGCCTAAAGTTCATGTCATCGACATGAAAAAAGAACGCAAAAAAAATTATTTCATCGCCCCCAGATTAGTCAAAGCCCTAAAAGAAAATTTTGCTAAAAATCAACAATCACTATTATTTTTAAATCGCAAAGGATATTCTCCAGCAATGATTTGTAGTGATTGTGGATATAGAATATGCTGCCATGCGTGTTCAACAGGAATGGTTTACCATAAATCTCAAAAGAAACTAAAATGCCATCAATGCGGGTATGTATCTGCTTTACCTAAAACTTGTTCTCATTGTTCTAAAGAAGAAAGTTTTGTAGCATGTGGTCCTGGAATTGAAAGACTAGCCGAAGAAGTTAGCGAATTAATACCAAACGCAAAAGTTACTACTCTAACACAAGATAACTGCAACAACTCTAAGCAAGCAGAAACTCTCCTTAATTCTATAACCAATAAAGAATATGATATTATCTTAGGAACTCAAATTATTGCCAAAGGACATCATTTTCCATCTCTTACTGTTGTAGGAATTATTGATGCAGACTCAGGAATGATGGGTGGGGATCTTAGAGCTGCTGAAAAAACCTATCAATTATTACAACAAGTTGGAGGTAGAGCCGGAAGAGAAATTTGCAATAGTCAAATTTTTATTCAAACGTATAATCCTGAACATCCTCTAATTTTAGCAATATCTAACTATAATAGAGTAAAATTTATTGAAGAAGAAATGAAAACTAGAGAGGCTATTAACATGCCACCTTTTGGTCGTTTAGCTTCTGTTATTTTATCTAGTAACCAAGAACAAAAATTAGCAGATTTTTCTAAGGAACTGGTTAAACTAGCCCCCATTAGCAAACAGATTTTAGTTTTAGGACCAGCTCCAGCTTTAATCTATAAACTTAGAGGAAAATTTCGTTATAGAATATTGATCAAAACTAAGCGTAATATTAATATCCAGAGATTCTTCACCGCCTGGTTAGAAGGAATTAAAATTCCTAATCATATCCATTTAAAAATAGATATAGACCCATATTATTTTCTATAA
- the ccmA gene encoding heme ABC exporter ATP-binding protein CcmA has product MLSCVNIGLEIDNKEIFSNISFSLLPNSIYILKGGNGAGKTSLLKIMAGLSRNYNGNLLWNNRPINYEEYYKKCIGYLGHEDAIKLDLSVIDNLALWADLKGNHLLVPPAIGQFKLGEVINTKCKDLSKGWQKRVALARMIIGSGKLWLLDEPEANLDKEGRELLLKLLQVKISSGGMAIIASHNLDYYKKIPVININDFKHD; this is encoded by the coding sequence ATGCTTTCATGTGTTAATATTGGACTTGAGATAGATAACAAAGAGATTTTTTCTAATATAAGTTTCTCACTTCTGCCTAATTCTATTTATATTCTGAAAGGGGGAAATGGAGCTGGAAAAACCAGCCTATTAAAAATTATGGCTGGCTTATCTAGAAATTATAACGGAAATCTTTTATGGAACAACAGGCCAATAAATTATGAAGAATATTATAAGAAATGTATTGGTTATTTAGGCCATGAAGATGCTATTAAATTAGATTTATCGGTCATTGATAATTTAGCTCTATGGGCAGATTTAAAAGGCAATCATTTATTAGTTCCTCCAGCAATTGGCCAATTTAAATTAGGAGAAGTGATCAATACTAAATGCAAAGATTTATCTAAAGGATGGCAAAAAAGAGTTGCTCTGGCTAGAATGATTATAGGTAGTGGTAAATTATGGTTACTTGATGAGCCAGAAGCTAATCTTGACAAAGAAGGTCGTGAATTATTGTTAAAACTCCTGCAAGTTAAGATATCCTCTGGGGGAATGGCCATCATTGCTTCACATAATTTAGATTATTATAAAAAAATTCCAGTTATTAATATAAATGATTTTAAACATGATTAG
- the prfB gene encoding peptide chain release factor 2 (programmed frameshift) has product MKTETENLISQITNTIDLLRRSLDYENAFVRLQELEELSNDPNLWNKPKKAQRLLQEKTYLSDSLNQYKNLQQKFYDLVELINLAEEEKNSSLIEEIENELITLSETVKNLEIECLFSGEADNKECFLEIHAGAGGTESHDWAQMLLRMYLRWSERHKFKIEYVDQVAGEEAGIKSVTIKIYGKNAYGYCKSESGVHRLVRLSPFNAAGKRQTSFASVFAFPVLTDDINVEVNEKDLRIDTYRASGAGGQHVNTTDSAVRITHIPSSIVVQCQSDRSQHKNKAEAMSMLKARLYEVELRSRQEKVDQLNKEKTEIGWGHQIRSYVLHPYQMVKDLRTEYETSNTGAVLDGKLDEFMLAYLKSMATRKI; this is encoded by the exons ATGAAAACAGAAACAGAAAACTTGATCTCCCAAATTACTAACACTATAGATCTTCTGCGGAGGTCTCTT GACTATGAAAATGCATTTGTTAGACTGCAAGAATTAGAGGAATTAAGTAACGATCCTAATTTATGGAATAAACCCAAAAAGGCACAAAGACTTCTTCAAGAAAAAACTTATTTATCAGACAGTCTTAATCAATATAAAAACCTTCAACAAAAATTTTATGATCTAGTTGAATTAATCAATTTAGCAGAAGAAGAAAAAAACTCCTCCCTAATTGAAGAAATTGAAAATGAACTTATTACCCTTTCTGAAACCGTGAAAAACTTAGAAATAGAATGTCTCTTCTCAGGAGAAGCCGATAATAAAGAATGCTTTCTTGAAATACATGCAGGAGCTGGTGGAACAGAAAGTCATGACTGGGCACAAATGCTTCTTAGAATGTATTTAAGATGGTCTGAAAGACATAAATTTAAAATAGAATATGTTGATCAAGTTGCCGGAGAAGAAGCTGGAATAAAATCCGTAACAATAAAAATTTACGGAAAAAATGCTTATGGATATTGTAAATCAGAAAGTGGAGTTCATCGTCTAGTACGCCTTTCGCCATTTAACGCGGCAGGAAAAAGGCAAACTAGTTTTGCCAGTGTTTTTGCTTTTCCTGTATTGACTGATGATATTAATGTTGAAGTCAATGAAAAAGATTTAAGAATAGACACCTACCGTGCATCTGGTGCAGGCGGACAACATGTTAACACTACAGATAGCGCAGTAAGAATAACTCACATACCAAGCTCAATTGTTGTACAATGTCAAAGTGATCGATCACAACATAAAAATAAAGCAGAAGCAATGTCTATGCTAAAAGCACGTCTATATGAAGTAGAGTTACGCAGCAGACAAGAAAAAGTGGATCAACTAAACAAAGAAAAAACTGAAATCGGCTGGGGACATCAAATTAGATCTTATGTATTACATCCATACCAAATGGTAAAAGATCTGCGTACTGAATATGAAACAAGCAATACCGGAGCTGTATTAGATGGAAAGTTAGATGAATTCATGCTGGCTTACTTAAAATCAATGGCAACAAGAAAAATATAA
- a CDS encoding histidine phosphatase family protein — MSSFSKSFYLLRHGETDWNKRNVFMGGKNIPLNENGFKQAYQMADSLQDISYASIATSPLMRARTTAQVLNQKILKPITVIDDLRESSWGVMEGKPSKGKFWVNDWRKGKYIEGAESFIKFKERVIRGINQALELPGPVLIVAHGGICWAIQDALGLPFLDIDNCTLVQYSPPNNLNYKNLKDVIC, encoded by the coding sequence ATGAGTTCTTTTTCTAAATCCTTTTATTTACTTAGACATGGAGAAACAGATTGGAATAAAAGAAATGTTTTTATGGGAGGTAAAAATATTCCTTTAAATGAGAACGGATTTAAACAGGCTTATCAAATGGCGGATTCTTTGCAGGATATTTCTTATGCATCTATTGCTACAAGTCCTTTAATGAGAGCTAGAACTACGGCTCAGGTTCTTAATCAGAAAATATTAAAACCTATAACGGTAATTGATGATTTAAGAGAAAGTTCTTGGGGAGTTATGGAAGGAAAACCTAGTAAAGGAAAATTCTGGGTGAATGATTGGAGAAAAGGGAAATATATTGAAGGGGCAGAATCTTTCATAAAATTTAAAGAAAGAGTTATAAGGGGAATAAATCAAGCTCTTGAATTGCCAGGACCGGTGTTAATTGTGGCTCATGGTGGTATTTGTTGGGCAATACAAGACGCTCTTGGTCTTCCTTTTTTAGATATAGATAATTGTACTCTTGTTCAATATAGTCCTCCAAATAATCTTAATTATAAAAATTTGAAAGATGTTATCTGCTAA
- a CDS encoding serine/threonine dehydratase, which translates to MITKEQIVRAHHRITPVIKRTPLVISERLNKMLGHDIMFKAEGAQVTGAFKIRGVLNTLLSLNEQKKELNRITAYSSGNHAKALAWAGSEVVNIPTEIYMHNSASFSKREAIKALGSNLIITETRAEAEKNARISGEESGCYFLHPSDNDLVLEGASTLTYEALEDLNYTPDAIFAACGGGALLSGVYLGSRAADRVCKIYGAEPEIANDAARSYKLGKIVGFKESPQTMADGLRSLQVSQRTFNYLQRLNGFIEVSEEDILYWSVWLHELLDIPCEPTAAVAMASAFNWLKTQNTRQRILVILSGGNIDSEIASLLKSSNHLYKTPKL; encoded by the coding sequence ATGATTACAAAAGAACAAATAGTTAGAGCTCATCACAGAATAACTCCCGTTATTAAGCGAACTCCCTTGGTTATTAGCGAAAGACTAAATAAAATGTTAGGCCATGATATTATGTTTAAGGCGGAAGGAGCTCAAGTTACAGGTGCCTTTAAAATACGTGGAGTTTTAAATACCCTCTTATCTTTAAACGAACAGAAGAAAGAGTTAAATAGAATAACAGCTTATAGTTCAGGGAATCACGCTAAGGCTCTTGCTTGGGCTGGCTCAGAAGTTGTAAATATTCCAACCGAGATTTATATGCATAATTCAGCGTCTTTCTCTAAAAGAGAGGCGATTAAAGCTCTAGGATCAAATCTAATAATCACTGAAACTAGAGCGGAAGCTGAAAAGAATGCCAGAATTTCAGGAGAGGAATCTGGTTGCTATTTTCTCCACCCCTCAGATAATGATCTAGTTCTTGAAGGGGCTTCCACTTTAACTTATGAAGCTTTAGAAGATTTGAATTATACTCCTGATGCAATATTTGCAGCTTGTGGAGGAGGAGCATTATTATCAGGAGTTTATCTTGGGAGCAGGGCAGCTGATAGAGTTTGTAAAATTTATGGAGCTGAGCCTGAGATTGCTAATGATGCAGCAAGGTCTTATAAGTTAGGTAAGATTGTTGGTTTTAAAGAATCCCCGCAAACTATGGCTGATGGTCTGCGTAGTTTGCAAGTATCGCAGCGCACTTTTAATTATTTACAAAGACTAAACGGATTTATAGAAGTCAGTGAGGAAGATATTCTATATTGGTCCGTTTGGTTACATGAATTGTTAGATATTCCTTGTGAGCCCACTGCGGCTGTAGCAATGGCTTCTGCTTTTAATTGGTTAAAAACTCAGAATACCAGACAAAGAATTTTAGTAATTTTATCTGGTGGTAATATTGATAGTGAAATTGCAAGTTTACTGAAATCAAGCAATCATTTATATAAGACTCCAAAATTATAG
- a CDS encoding transporter substrate-binding domain-containing protein encodes MTKTLLKLFITSILAFNFSASAEIVLNSAIRNNPPFYVINNSQISGIEYELTKVIFNKAGITVKYDAENPAFWKEILTQIESGEKDFVGGATDTKERENWALFSKTYRLDSESVVTNNSKSNSFTNAAEFIEFIKMNKNLKIGLVDGVVYNSQEINDLIKNPGSTILVIKSSHEQIVELLNNNMVDYIVIDTLLANQELAKIGAKNNNFNVIDINSTMPLHFMFSKKTVNQDIVDKVNIAIDESAKEIKSIMKKHHAY; translated from the coding sequence ATGACAAAAACTCTCTTAAAACTATTTATAACTTCCATACTAGCCTTTAATTTTAGTGCTTCTGCTGAAATAGTTCTAAACTCAGCCATTCGAAATAATCCTCCATTTTATGTCATTAATAATAGTCAAATATCAGGAATAGAATATGAACTAACAAAGGTTATTTTTAATAAAGCTGGTATAACTGTAAAATACGATGCAGAAAATCCAGCATTCTGGAAAGAAATTCTAACCCAAATAGAATCAGGAGAAAAAGATTTTGTAGGAGGAGCCACAGATACTAAAGAAAGAGAAAACTGGGCTCTATTTAGTAAAACTTATAGACTAGATTCAGAATCTGTTGTTACTAATAATTCTAAGTCAAACTCTTTTACCAATGCTGCAGAATTTATTGAATTTATTAAAATGAACAAAAATCTCAAGATAGGGCTAGTAGATGGAGTTGTTTATAACTCTCAAGAAATAAATGACCTTATTAAAAACCCTGGTTCTACAATTCTAGTTATAAAAAGCTCACATGAACAGATAGTTGAATTACTAAACAATAATATGGTTGATTATATTGTAATTGACACATTGCTAGCTAATCAAGAGTTAGCTAAGATAGGTGCAAAAAATAATAACTTTAATGTTATAGATATCAACTCAACAATGCCTCTACACTTTATGTTTAGTAAAAAAACAGTAAATCAAGATATTGTTGATAAAGTTAACATAGCAATAGATGAGTCTGCCAAAGAAATTAAAAGCATTATGAAAAAACATCATGCATATTAA
- a CDS encoding D-alanyl-D-alanine carboxypeptidase, with the protein MKKLFINIIVLTCFFFADFSIAATPIPKISKNSRKASIIADMHDGRILYSSNDKEVRYPASLVKMMTLYLVFKEIDEGRLSLDKKLLISKKAAAMPRTNLNLKPGGYIPVRKAILGLIVHSSNDTAVVLAEAIAGTEAKFVEMMNRQAKKLKMKNTTYRNASGWPNKAQKSTARDLAKLAIALKKDFPQFFSWFSVTSFTFNGKTYKSHNNVLKNYKGATGLKTGFINASGFNIATTAQKEGKHLVGIVMGGNTAKERDTLMTSLLDNAFSKSGIKDSSKNKIKKEKQKNKTKKQINTSKTKVKNKVDKNNAQKKVKTTVNLKDKKKKNQIKTKVKEKKKKNQTKAKVKEKKSK; encoded by the coding sequence ATGAAAAAACTCTTTATTAATATCATTGTATTGACTTGTTTTTTCTTTGCAGATTTTTCTATAGCAGCAACGCCTATACCTAAAATCTCTAAAAATTCTAGAAAAGCTAGTATTATAGCGGATATGCACGATGGAAGAATATTGTATTCTAGTAATGATAAAGAAGTTCGATATCCAGCATCATTAGTAAAAATGATGACTCTTTATTTGGTTTTTAAAGAAATAGATGAAGGTAGGTTGTCTCTTGATAAGAAGTTATTGATATCAAAAAAAGCTGCAGCAATGCCGAGAACCAATCTTAATTTAAAACCAGGAGGATACATTCCTGTAAGGAAAGCTATTTTAGGTCTTATTGTTCATTCTAGTAATGATACTGCAGTGGTGTTAGCTGAAGCAATTGCCGGAACAGAAGCAAAGTTTGTTGAAATGATGAATAGACAAGCTAAGAAGCTTAAGATGAAGAATACTACCTATCGTAATGCATCTGGTTGGCCCAATAAAGCACAAAAATCTACTGCTCGCGATTTAGCAAAATTGGCCATCGCCTTGAAAAAAGATTTTCCTCAGTTCTTTTCGTGGTTTTCCGTGACTAGTTTTACTTTTAATGGTAAAACATATAAAAGCCACAACAACGTTCTTAAGAACTATAAGGGCGCTACGGGATTAAAGACAGGTTTTATTAATGCTTCTGGTTTTAATATAGCCACTACTGCCCAAAAAGAAGGAAAACACTTAGTTGGTATAGTGATGGGAGGTAATACTGCTAAGGAAAGAGATACGTTAATGACTTCTTTGTTGGATAATGCTTTTTCTAAATCAGGTATAAAGGATTCTTCCAAAAATAAAATAAAAAAAGAAAAACAAAAAAATAAAACAAAGAAACAAATAAATACTTCTAAAACTAAAGTTAAAAACAAGGTCGACAAAAATAATGCTCAGAAAAAAGTAAAAACTACTGTTAATCTGAAGGATAAAAAGAAAAAAAATCAAATAAAAACCAAGGTCAAAGAGAAAAAGAAAAAAAATCAGACAAAAGCCAAGGTAAAAGAGAAAAAATCAAAATGA
- a CDS encoding DUF167 family protein: MLSANDLPIKFFPQGVLLHIKVTPNASRTRIGKILDGNLKIYVTSLPENGQANKVVIKLLSERLSMGRNNISISQGVTSQYKVVSIIGDKDIIVKALQIII, translated from the coding sequence ATGTTATCTGCTAATGACCTTCCTATAAAATTTTTTCCTCAAGGAGTTTTATTACATATTAAGGTAACTCCTAATGCTTCTAGAACTAGGATTGGTAAAATATTAGATGGTAATTTAAAAATTTATGTCACATCGCTACCAGAAAATGGACAAGCTAATAAAGTTGTAATAAAATTATTATCAGAACGCTTAAGTATGGGAAGAAATAATATTTCTATCAGTCAAGGGGTAACCAGCCAATATAAGGTTGTTAGTATTATTGGTGATAAAGATATTATTGTTAAAGCCTTGCAGATTATTATCTAA
- a CDS encoding heme exporter protein CcmB: MISQLIHLSIFELKKNLIKSKSWLSNAMFLLVNISIFPFTMNLDSTNVLDQFFLSVIMTSMLLGIVLITSHIFDEDAKDGSLDQYLVFGVPFYVVFLSKMIMASIEFILIMTIILPIAALFYSIDFNIIWKIWLAIVLSIPLLSSISVFGAMLTINLHKNSAVAILLTFPLLVSTLIILSLSAGRIITTSNFIEALPYLEMNIGLTLLLIPPLCWLSKYLR, from the coding sequence ATGATTAGTCAATTAATACATCTCTCCATATTTGAACTAAAAAAGAATCTTATTAAGAGCAAGTCATGGCTTAGTAATGCAATGTTCTTGCTCGTAAATATATCTATTTTCCCATTTACTATGAATTTAGACTCTACTAATGTTTTAGATCAATTTTTTCTTTCAGTAATAATGACTAGTATGCTGTTAGGAATAGTTTTAATCACTAGTCATATTTTTGATGAAGATGCAAAGGACGGAAGCTTAGACCAATATTTAGTATTTGGAGTCCCTTTTTATGTTGTTTTTTTAAGTAAAATGATAATGGCTAGCATTGAGTTTATTTTGATAATGACCATAATCTTACCAATTGCTGCTTTATTTTATTCAATCGACTTTAATATAATATGGAAAATTTGGTTGGCTATTGTTTTATCTATCCCTTTGCTATCTAGCATAAGTGTTTTTGGAGCTATGCTAACAATAAATCTGCATAAAAACAGTGCTGTAGCAATATTATTAACTTTTCCTTTACTCGTTTCAACTTTAATTATTTTAAGCCTTTCTGCTGGAAGGATTATAACAACGTCAAATTTTATAGAAGCTCTACCATATTTAGAAATGAATATAGGACTAACTTTATTACTCATCCCCCCACTTTGTTGGCTCTCTAAATATTTACGCTAA